Genomic DNA from Candidozyma auris chromosome 1, complete sequence:
AGTGCACTAAGCGAAGAGCCATTGCCCAATTTCACGAGGCCCATAAAGAATAATTCAATTTTCTCGAAATACTCCTCCTCTAACACCACGCTAGCACAGAGTCGAAATGCAGACTGGATCATGATGCACCTGTTGTCAAAAGTCGACAGAGAAAGGTAGTAGTTATCGCTCTCCACAATAATTTCGGATCTGTCTCTTTCGTACAGCGGTGCCAGTTTCTCCTTTAAAAAGAATGCTCCGGTAAAGATCCTCTGCACCATTTCTTGGACTAGGGGATGTGTTCGAGGAAGGCCGTAGAATTCCGGCAGCACAAGAAGTGTAAGATGTAAGAAGTCGACGTGAAATTGGTTTGAAGCATCAAACCAAGAGTAGTATGTCTTTTCGCCATTTTCATCGCATTCTACAGCATAACAAGCTGGCGGGAAATTGTAACGCTGGTGCAGAGGCTCATAGTCCGGATGTCCCCTACATGTTTTAGGTACAACATAGTTGCGTGGCAGTACACCAGGTACCACCTCTTCTCGTCCTGTCTGCCCAAGTAGTGAAACGATTTGTGCAATCCATCGCATTGGTGCCCTTTGCAAACATTTTAGGTCCATTGCATCCTTGACTCTTGTGTAGCAGATAATTGCCTTCACACACGTAGCGGTGTATCCCCAAAATATATTGAAGTCTGACAGCGTTGGGCTGGTGACTACCATCGCCAATCGACTCAACGACTCATGGTAATGTCTATTTTCATGGAACTCAAAGAATCCactttcaacaaagacTGAGTTGGCATCAAGCGGGAGATTAGGAAATGACCCAAAGAGGTCGTCGTTGTCTAGTGGCGGACCATCAAATGATTTGGACGTTGCGCCGCCCACAGAAGAGAATACTGCAGCAACAGACTCGAGAGCAAAAAACCAAGATTTAGCCAAAGCCAAGCCTAATGACACATTCTCTGACTTTGTGATTCTGCTGTAGTTGATGAGAAGGTCACGGGCTCCCCGAAGATGAACTTTCCAGGAATTAAGAACAGTATCGTTTAACTGTGATGTTGTTGCGCTGAAATACGTTGTAAGAACCAACACCGtcatcaaaagcttttcGACGTGGAAAGACTGAGATAGCTTTGAGGACGGTTTCTCAGAGAAATCGTCACTTAGCTTTCGTAGACACACACCGATGTACTTCTGTCTAGCTATATCGTGGCTAGATCTGCCAGTCTGATTAAATTGGAAAGTGGCAGAAATAGCTAGGAGCGAGAATAGAAGATGCGGGCACTCTGTCAGGTAcatgagaagaagcttcacaACTTCGTTAGTCTCTATCAGAGAAGCGAGTGGGTACATGTGATAAGAGAGCTCGGTAGAGGTTAGTGTGCGTAGGTAGCCCGAATGGGGTTCCCCTAGGTTGTTTGCATTGACACATTCCTCTATTAGCTGCGAGTTCAGGAACTCCCATATCTCTGCCACCTTATTCCAAGGTCGCAGCGGGCTTGCTTGGTCATTGAGGTCCACAAAGTCATCAATACTGAACTGTGCTCTATCTTCAGAAGATAAAGAGGGACTTGTATGGGTTCTGGGGAATAGTCTATAGTCATGAACATTATTGGCTGCGTCGTTATCCTCGAGAGTATGATGAATGTCATTCACAAGCAAACTAGCTTCGTTGAAGACCGTTTGCATCTCGTGGTTTGTCTCGATGCTCGACACAATGCTAGAAGGAGCCTCAGGCTGAACGTTTGTGATCATTGGGAGAATTGAGGAGTCCATAGAGTCCAATTTGGTAAAAGCGTTGGGACCATCTTCGAAGTTGTTCTGCTGCAGCGATGGTGGTTCTCTGGCGgtttccttcttgatcttttccTCTTTCCTCGTCAGCTTTGGTGTCTTTGGTTTGTaaaacttcaagttcaagttggccTCCTTCAACGAGTTGTCATCCTGGGAAGGAAGTTTCAGCATCAAAGGGTCATGTTGTGTCTCCACCTTATTTTCATAAACACACGTTTTGTTGAGTCTGGTGCAATTATTACAAGCAGGGGCAGTTTCATCGCATTTgatcttcctcctcttgCATTCGTTGCATCCTTTCCTGGAGtactttcttttcttaaTCTTAGGTTTGGTAACAGTCGTGGAGTTCTTCATTCAGCCAGCAATGTTGAGCCTAAAATTGACGTCAACGTAGCGAAAACGATCTGGTCAAACGGTCTATAAAGGCTTTTTTCTACTTGTGCCTTTTGAAGTAGTCAGAAGCGAACTTCTCCATGCCATGTCCCATGCAGGGCATACAGCATTAAGACAATGCTCGGTCCAACATTTCCTTACCTCCGTGCAAAGGATCACCTACAATTTTTCAGCTCCACTTATTGTTGCGAATTGAGTATATGCGTCGGCtaacaaaaagaaaaaattttccCATAATGTACAAAGCCTTGACTCTCGAATTCAGACAATGTTCTGAATCTTAGTCAAGATGCGTCTCCCATGGGGAGTGTTCTTGATGCCTGGCAATAGAGGCTGTAAAGAAACggccaacttggccaagtcttTGCTGCTGGCCATGTCCAAACTGGTTTGCAATACGTAGTTTCCGTAGGGGTCATTCAATAACAGAGGAAATTTGTCGCTgttgttcaacaaaacTTCCATCACCCTGTCAGTCAATTCATCGATCCGCAAGGACTTTTCGATTACATTCGAGCCGAACTTATGCAAGGATAATGCAATGATGTTCGACTTTATGTGCTCTAAGATGATCTCAATAGACTCCGAGTCACCGCGAGAAAGTACATATTGTACAACGTAATTGCCAAAGGGATCGGATGCTAGGCGGGTCGCATTCTCCGCCACCTTGAGGGACAATTGTTTACGCTGTTCATCATTACCGTGGTCAAGACATCTCTGTAAAACACAACACCCATGCCTGTGAGTTGCGATTTCTGTGCAATGAGCAGATGTCGTGTCAAAAATAAACAGATTGTTTTCAGGGCTCAATTTCTGCAAGCACTTCTGCACCACATGATTTCCGTTCAAATCCCTCGACAACGTAACGATATGAGGTGCCAAgcttttgatgatttgCTG
This window encodes:
- the LYS144 gene encoding Lys144p, which gives rise to MKNSTTVTKPKIKKRKYSRKGCNECKRRKIKCDETAPACNNCTRLNKTCVYENKVETQHDPLMSKLPSQDDNSLKEANLNLKFYKPKTPKSTRKEEKIKKETAREPPSSQQNNFEDGPNAFTKLDSMDSSILPMITNVQPEAPSSIVSSIETNHEMQTVFNEASLLVNDIHHTLEDNDAANNVHDYRLFPRTHTSPSLSSEDRAQFSIDDFVDLNDQASPSRPWNKVAEIWEFSNSQLIEECVNANNLGEPHSGYLRTLTSTELSYHMYPLASSIETNEVVKLLLMYSTECPHLLFSLLAISATFQFNQTGRSSHDIARQKYIGVCLRKLSDDFSEKPSSKLSQSFHVEKLLMTVLVLTTYFSATTSQLNDTVLNSWKVHLRGARDLLINYSRITKSENVSLGLALAKSWFFALESVAAVFSSVGGATSKSFDGPPLDNDDLFGSFPNLPLDANSVFVESGFFEFHENRHYHESLSRLAMVVTSPTSSDFNIFWGYTATCVKAIICYTRVKDAMDLKCLQRAPMRWIAQIVSLLGQTGREEVVPGVSPRNYVVPKTCRGHPDYEPSHQRYNFPPACYAVECDENGEKTYYSWFDASNQFHVDFLHLTLLVSPEFYGLPRTHPLVQEMVQRIFTGAFFLKEKSAPSYERDRSEIIVESDNYYLSSSTFDNRCIMIQSAFRLCASVVLEEEYFEKIELFFMGLVKLGNGSSLSALDQVTRVKEIRRERAQENPDLIDEEVIEFEEGKASIPFA